The sequence TTAAAAGCTTAGGATATGTCGAGGGTTTTCCTAAAGGAcagttatattttcaaaagaggaagatattttatctataatctTATGAATTTGTTGGGTAGTAACTAGTAGAATGTTTGGATCTAAAGCCGAAATtgcttatcaaaataaattatgtttttggttTAGGACGTTTGAGTAAATAATCTGATTATTTGAAGCAAATTTTTatcgattaatatttaatttagctaACATCGGTGATAAACTAATAAGCCCATATGAATAGAAGCctcatttttgaatttatttggtTTATGTATAAGAATTATTGTTGATTAGCTTCCAGattagtgaaaaataatttaaccttATCATTGAGTTATAAGTAGGTAAGATCAAGATCGTAAGGATGAGCATTTTAGGGagaaattttagtattttattagtgATTAAGTGGTAAACAGGCAACTTTGTATCCTTcagttaaagtattttatttcgcTAGACGATGAGTGACACTATAAAAGTGACAACAGTAATGagctgttaaaaaattaaaaaaattagtttagttTGCTTGATCCagaatttattagatatattagaatgtggtataaaaatatttgaaaagtgAATATCGAATATGTTTGCTTTTTCCTTGTTATACATAACTAGTGAGCCGTCTTTACCAACGAGAACGAATTCTGTGTTTCTTGCCAATTAgtgtttttataagattttaaaatttaatacaaggtttcttaTACGTTTTGTaatccatattataaaaaaatgcctaccgtagtaaaattaatttttttgtgacCGCTCGAACTATATttacttgtaaaataattatttctctccaaatagtttttgatattttgttgtaattaaaaaacgaatattcgtataggtacttgaaattttcactaaatgtttataataataacataatcattatttatttcctatgtatggtattattttcaaaatattttgactttttttgttCTATCAATCAACAtgagatatttttgatttttttttaaataaatttataaatgttgattaaaaattatttgctgagtaaaaataataaaattataaaaatatataggcataactatttttttcatatctgtagtttaattttgtacggattttctatttttaacgacGAATAtataacgatgttaattattttgttataattctaaaatattcagtggtacataaaacttttaatattataaattttaccacATATAGGCAATGCAATCTTCAAAATATGtagtttaatttcaaaatattatcgaaCTATTTTTGCTAAGACCCTATTCACACTGTTTTACGGTATTAAAATACgacattattaattacaaatttacaaacatatatcacgtttaataattcaatgaatgttgatataatatttaaagtaggtCTTTTGGATGTTTACCAATTGCCCtcacatattatcatttatacgattataatacCAATCCGTAAAATATAAGGGAgacaaatatgtaaataatacaaaatatataaaaaatataagtagattaaattttataaaatgtattaatcatgattacaaaatataatacataatatacaatacaaaatattaatatttctaaattgtttaatatctatataattttatactatttttttatataacaaaattcaaTACCTATATGGCTAATAATCTAACCtacctttttatttataattgtaaatatcaaaaataattttatatgtataaataataaattcaaaaaaagttaaattattttaattattgtattcattattttattgcacatattattattatttatatatttaccttctCTATTTTACGGATTAGTATAGTaatcaaatgtataaataatatgtgaggGCAACTGGTGAATTTTTCTCTAAGTAGTTTGGAAGGGATTAGTATAAAAAAGATACATGTCCGGTATTTTATCCCTAAAaagtaaaagttaaataaaaaatatagtgaatgtgaatgcattaatatttttattctttttttttttttattaaaagaaactttgtaaacaattagcttcgacaattatgattataaatattacatagaaaacaatattaacaacaaaaataatattacaaataaattaaatttttaaaccagtCTGGTTGATGAAGGATATAAGTGAGGTAATAATTGGTACATTTGGTGAAGAGAGAATGGATTGAGTGTCGAGTTTGACATTAAAGGAGTGGATTAGGGTGAAGAGGGTATTGCGTTGGGGAACCAGAGAGGGACAGTGAAAAAGTATATGTGAGATATCGCAAATCATGGGATCGTGAACGTGGAACATACATAAAGGAGAGTCATTGAGAGAAAGTTTATAAGAGTGAGAAGGTAGTAAGGTGTGTCCAAATCTTAGACGTGAAAAAgaggtaattattttacgatttaatttGAGGTTGTGAAACCAAGGGTGAGAGGGGATAGATGGTGAGATATTTTTGTACCAAGAGGCATAATTGGGGGCTAGTCCGTTCCATTGGTTGcgccataaattataaatatggtattttaataagGGACAAAAATCGGTCCAGGGAATTAGAGTAGGAGAAggacatttttattcttattgcatacatttatttataaaactttctACATATTACGTAATCAAGCCTGTAATTATAATaagctattaatattaaatatgtttttattattattattcagctaaaataaagttattgcgtttcaaaaacgattaattttatcataaagttATGGTTTTAATGAATGTTTTAGGAAGTAACTAAAGTAGAAATATTACCGAAGAAAGATgtgaaaaaacaaatacaaccGATCACAAAGTGTAAAGATTATTCAGAAAATGATTTCGCTGAGACACCGCTTTATACTCTCACAAAAAGCGCGTGTCAGGTCAATGACCACAAATGTATCGTTCGTCAAAAGTCTTTTGAAATTCTTCCTGTTCAAAGTGAAATGTGAATACCAGACGATACCTCGCACTGTTGGTGAGAATGAATAAAatacgtcatattttattaGTGATACTGACATTGAACATATCTTCCAATGAACTATTACGCGCATCAGAAAAGCCTTTTTGCACTGAAAAAAGTTCCATTGAGTGTTGTTCTAAaactttgtaattaattataaattatctacacACTATACAGAATGCACACTGGTGAGAAACCTTATGCGTGTGACGTTTGTAGCGTTTCGTTTTTGCAAAAAAGCACGctagttaaacattttaaaaagcaCACCAATGAAATCCCATACGTGATGACCGATGTTTTTGGTGGATCACATACAGACATAGACAACAAATTACTttgcaaaatgtttataaaaagcaCATTAGTGAAAACCATTCTACTTGGGAGGTATGATAAGTAATGTgtaaaaaattagtatatacATCTGAagagtattaatatataataatattgttccgTGTAATTTGGATTTTgtcaaagtttatattttttttcatcaatatcataatatgaatttctagattatattaatgtatctacaataaaagtatagaaaatgaaacatttttcatataacattaataaccaCATGGAAAAAGTGTTCACAACTTTTAAAGtcaatcttttaaaataatgaatgtttttttatacatttgatttaatcaTCCATATGCAATATTAATTGTAACTAATAGATtccaatactataatttaagatttatattgatttttaactaTCTCTAATATTACATAACCGCGGTCATCATACTCTACCTAACGTCCTaacgtgttttattttttttattacaatatatatattatatttttaataaattaaatttatattatttcttagactttaaataaatcatttcatttaacaagatattatgttttgatttaattaataattttaggaaattaattattaacatattatcctCATTAATTATCTATTCTTCGTATAAGTATATgtctatgcatattataaacgcagcttgaaaaatgaatttaatttacatgttagattttaaaaatggttttaagtaCAACTCAAATGAGCGGTTCACTGGTTCTTTGTTCAGGGGGCTTTTATTGGCTTCTGCCAAAAGCCGTTCGTATACGTTTCCGTCGTAGCAGCCTAACGCAGAGTCCAATATTTCGTCTCGAATGTCAAAACTGTCTACTAAACCGACTGCGTTGGGTCTAATGCGTTCTAAACAGTCTTCTAATAAGCGTTGTATTGCATGTACGTCAACCGGTTTTAGGTTGGAatgctaaaatgtataaatataatggttataataaaaCGAAAGCGCAAAACGAGCTGATGAAAAGTCATATTTACCTGCAGAAAATCACCAAGTCTATTTAATATCCACTGCGCACAAATAAGCTCACCGAGTTGAGTTAGAACGTCCATTAATTCTGGTGAAAATTGATTcattttaagtgtttttacGTAAACACTGATTATAAACGCTCTGCAATGcgcctataaaaaatattttatgtttaaaaaaactatcattaactatttttatagaaactaaatatatgcattagtttatgtttattaaattaatattctaatgtacacattacacacatCCTACCAATTGCATAAGATAAAAATACGCCTAAACATGGacattataataacgtattatataaaaaaagttaaaattagcatttttcttcataaagaaaaataataatacctatagaaaaaaaggaatttttacagaaaacaagattttaacaacattatagatttacattttttttgtaattcaaaaactaatatcCAATAACCCAATAACCATATAgctatatttaacattttcaacatggtataatttacaaaatattttgactgtttgagctatttataaacatttgacgcTTTGAATTTTTAGAGTTTGaatggagcgatgaatgtacgtgaaaataaaaataaataaataaatgatgttcttttttttgtgtttgtatACACTATGAATAGATGAAAAAATTGTTCGATTTTAAACTTTGACGGTGGTTTAGGGTAGATAATTGaatctagtttttaattttcaacaattcaagatttttatgcaaatctgaattttgtcaaaattgttttttttttggtacaatttgaaaaactatagatacttgaaattttcaccaaatgtttatgtggctattttctatacataatatgattttcaaaatattttgactctttttgaatttattatttatagtgtttatacatattttaattttttttatcaatgctacaataaaaaatcatttgcaGAGTAAGattgcttgaaaatttaataaaagttcaattattagatgttcaataaaattgttcatacgtaaaaatattgaaaacaccTAGCTTAGTTATGAATTAGTATGAGTTTCACACTTTTAACCAAACGTCATCCAGATGACAATTTGCTTAAACATATATGTTACACATAGTTACAATCTTTTTTATAAGTGATTAAGTAtagaaatttaacaaaatttgtaaaatctcgaaaattttcaaataatgttaGAAATTTCTAAAAAGAAATAATCTATATCTATGATTTTAAATCTGTACttgtcatacatttttatatctataataaactacCAGAAAGtcaattttttatgagcattttaagttcaaatgttgaaaaaattacgataattttctaaatttactgtagttaaaattttataaaaatttcaaattgtttagttaagatttgtaaattttatacagGGTTAATCAATAGtggtttgttttaaaattaaaaatctttaaaatttaaaataaaatgattttttatagacattttaaattaaaatttggatgataatagtaataaaataaattactttatcaatattaaataaatgtatcttGAAATAGGTATAATTGAATATAGCTATATAGGCTGACAAACCATCTttgctcagaattgtttttcgtatgctataatttgagtaaattattgaattcagTGTGTTGTAACACATACCTACTTTACAGTAACTTCCTTACGATAAAGTATACACATAAACTTATAATTGTACTACAGTACAGTAGTTTCAGAGTTGTTACCTATTTTCAAActttcattcttttttttttaagtgcaaTTTTCACGTATctgctcaataataataatttatgaaacataaatttaatattatatttattaataaacatattaattatgttaagtttgttttaaattaatttttttaacatacttcGGATGCTTGAGTAAGTTTAATAGATGTTCGATTCCAAGCATCTTCTTGAGCCGTTCCAGAATCAATCAGTCGTTTCATTGTGAAGTAACAGTCGTCGATTTTactacaaataacaaatattaagaattataataattataccatacCTCTACTCGATACTCGtatcatatagttatatatacttttaccattttattgttgcaattacatattaaatgtaatataaatttatagcatTAATTAGAGTAAGgctttttttagtaattattcagATATAACATtacttagataattatttaaattaatcattcaaataaaaatgtacttgaataattatcataatcaattatttgactaattttcaaacataatttttaatttaattaattgtaaaaaaatcataaatataaatacatatttaggtACTCGAATAATTATCTAGATATATTTTTTCCCAACTCtatctataataacataatttacctTCCGGCAACTTGGAAAAACGCACTGGCCATACAATCTAACGTTGTTGTCCAAGGCAATCGTTTTAAGCTATTGTATCTTTCCAAGTAAGACAACGTTTCTAACGTGGACACATCGTTTCCCATTTGCACGGTCTCGTACGATTTTATCagaaatctatttattttaaacagctATATAAGTGTCGTTACtcgttatatttgttatttgtgaACTGCATACAGTAAATCTCAAAATGCCTCACCTAGCTGTTTGCAAAAGCAGTACCGTGTTTTCGCCTTCGTAGGTTTCTGTTGCAGTTATGAGTGCATAGATGTTCGGCAGATTACTGCAGTTCATATATCCGTGACCGCCACATGCTAAACGACAAGATGTTACACTGATAGATGCATCGCTTGTGCCGACAGCTTTCAGACAACAGGCCATAGCATGTAGctgcagtataattattatattatataagacacaataatacaatatgcaaTAATTATAGGGTCCTGtctataactttaatttattttttcgtttaaaatatttcacatttttattgGCGGCATGTAGCATTTTTCCTAACTAAAAATGTGTTTCGAAATCTacgaatatatttgtaaatatgtataataataccattgattataaatactagttagtagttagtatagttagataatatcattattacctatactctGCGCAATCATGATCACACGGTCAACGATTTAGTGTTAGTCGCGTATAACTTTATTTCTCTGGTTTGCCAAGGCTCGTGTTATTCGGATCGAATATTGTGACTCGCTCAGTCCTTCTACCCAAACAAATACTTGATGCACTTGGATTagcatatttttactaaatacttAATTGAAGAAGTTTTTTGGTGGTAAATGATTGTCCAGCGATAAGAAAATCAAGGTGATTGTTGAAAAGTGAAACGGAAGGTCGTATACGATAAGTGTATACTTAAGAGCTGGTGCCCTATAGCTGCCTTTAGAAATGCAATTACCTTGAGGGCTGACATTGAATTGAGTCCCGCAAATACTTTAGGATTATCAGAGTTGAGTCCGACCAATATTGTTAGGTTGTTCGAGTTGAGTCCCTTCagcttattattgatatattttgattgtttatattgtttttaataataatactaattattattattattattatcatgtgtaatataataatgttaataattaaatagtggctggtaaaaatttaaatgatacagattttaaaatgtcaaatatccaaatttgcttatttatatatttgtttgtctGCTCCCGTAAAAAGTTTTCTTTTTCTAATACATCTTTAGTCTTTACATGgacttttttactttattttttaattttatatatgtattaaactgTATCCCCAGAAGAGTGTCCacaagaaacaaaatatttggatgtcccgaatagaatgaaaaaaaagcatttaattttgaatgacTTTTACTGTGTAGGACGTAGGTAGTTATTGCATTTTATCTATACGGACTCAATTCAaagatattaagataataagctGGACTCAATtcaaacacataaaaataacatgGACTCAATTTAATATCACTGCCTTGAGGCTTGAAGGCGATCACATGAACAAATAATGACATATTTTGCATATATCCTATGAcctatacatttcattaaaatatatttactttttgattTGCACGTGTTAATGTAACCTGCTTACTTTATGGACATTTAATGTAAATCGACATTTATTTATCGTATTTTGACTACGAAATTTTATCAGTGTTGCGTTTCTCTAATATTTATTCTTGTatttccacgtgtttttttatttaaaatactgtttgaaatcaatataagtattaagtatatattaaaattaacagctTACCTCCGGCAATTGAACTAAATCTCCTCGCTCTAATTGTGAAGTTACTGCAGAGTATTTATCCCATAACCATTTTGCTGCAAATTTATACACTAAACTTGAAGCAATAACGGGAAATAACTTGTACTGTTGTGTTTGGTAATCTAAAATTTGAGGTTCTCGTTCACTGTTTCGTCATataaacacatacatatacacCGACatgtttattagtaataaaatataaaattggtatttcagatattaaataaatgtacaataattatttaaattaccctGATTTAAGTTCTGATTGTCGACGAATCGCACTATACCTCACTGCGATTGTTGATgatttcattaaattagtagTAACTAAACTCTTAACAATTAATACTCGTACAAAAATCATTGTtccatatgttaatttttcatGTGGTGATTTTTCATAAGTTCCGTCCTAGATGAACAAcagagaatattttatttattgtgttttaaattgttttcctcTATTAGGCTATAATTATAGTACatcaaataacaacaaaaatttgagtttaagttttcaatttattaaagtgGTTAAATTATAGGAAATAAGATTATGTAGTTAAGAAAATAGTATTAGcaattatggtaaaaaaaacgagaatttagaaaatatgatgtaatattaGGAAAGGGCTACTTTTATAGAAGACTTTTGATAGAGAGTGAAAGAGAGAAAACCGTGTTCTATGAGaggatataatattaggtaactaataaaaaatgaaagagaatatgttcaaaatatcaattagttaatacatattattaatttatttacataaataattgttgtactACAATGTAAAaagattttactatatatatttattaaagttaatttgatagttgaattatttataaataaccttGTGAACTTTAGAATTTTTCATTAGCATGTGCATTCGAGGTAATCTAACATTATTAAACGCCAAGTATCCGTTATTCGCAGAGTTCATGCCCATCTTACTACCGATTTCACCAATTTTGATTCctgataatgatttaaaaaatatactatacattagttattatcaagaaatataactttttagtcATACATCATCATTGTGTCAGTATTGCACTTTTGGACTACTTTGGTTTTTCAACATATGcctagtacattattatatacatttgttaatatattagtttactaaacaaattattcaattgGGCTaagattaaatatgaataatataataccaggCATGGGCATCCATGTTTCTGAATCCCTTAATTGAACAATGAACGGATGTATCCCACGATGTATGCCTTGAGTGTAAAGTTGAGCGAGAACAATCGCATAATTACAACTGTGtccaacttaaattaatttgaatatattatagacaaagAATATGTATTAGAATAAATAGTGTTTTTTAAGACATACGTCCGCCGGGCCACCATTTGTACGATGTTAATGTcggactatttaaaataaactcttCTGTTTCTGGATCATACGTGCACGTGGTTTCTAATCCCCGAATAAAAGTTCCATGTCCAAGTTCcgtctaaatttaaaatgttcccATTcagtttatactatttatagcctttaaataatataaatttatatttttttggtttatacAAAAgagataatgtatttataataatataatgtataatgcaaTAGGTAtgcatgataaaaaaatatatcatacaactacataaattacgaattataaaaccataaaagTCTCTGATTTGTTCTAGTGAGAAGCTTATGAAGTGAATAATTTCAGATGTAGAAAAatcatctttaaaatttaaaggtggCAGGAAATTgaagaattaaatatattttctttctatatataatataataaacacataatatgcaATCTGAAACTTAATGTattgaagaataaaaaattgtgaTAGGCGAAAACGAAGACaagtatttaacaaaatataggtagtatatagttaataaataataattaatatatctatagctTACTTCAGTATtgactattaataatttttatttaataagttaagcCTAGGTTTTTTACATATTCCTATTAGATATACTTAGCATAAGACCTAAAGTTTTTTATGATCCGACTACTGAACCTTAAATatgaaaacttaaataaaaaataagtgtaatttAAGATGGATTGTGATTACATCTGACTAAAACATGTAGAAAATGATCTAAATGCccgaaatataaattttctaacAACTtagattaatacattatattggcTACACTGATTTTTGAATAGTTAGGACTAAATCgctaaatgaataatatataatgaaaacatattattttaattaaaatatgttaatattacctGAGCATATGTACCCAAAATTGAATTCTTAAAGGCACGTCCAACCCACTCTTCTTGCTGTTCTGGAGTACCTTGACCGATTAGAGATggtaaaaacataaaagtatGAACGCCAAAaggtacattttgttttaaaattgctGTGTCTATTCCACTACTCCAAATTAtactaattcaaaaatgaaacattgaataatataaaaatttatttagaaaatgctaacatttatattatttttaatttatagttttattattgacCAACACAATGTTTAcaagcaaaatattttaattaattattaaattattattaggttgtTATCGTTAgtgttacatttataaatatgataatataatttataaataacctctaaataataattaagggtAATAGTTTGgttataatttgaattgtatttttttttttaatgtttagtcCTTTTAAGTGAGTaataaagaattttatttta is a genomic window of Rhopalosiphum padi isolate XX-2018 chromosome 4, ASM2088224v1, whole genome shotgun sequence containing:
- the LOC132930222 gene encoding probable peroxisomal acyl-coenzyme A oxidase 1; protein product: MVEQQTINDDLRKERTTCTFNTEELTNFIDGGAEYTDKRRQIADFFLSDPRCKDKVPVEYLSHQEHYEQAIRKACFFYNKIKKWEEISNSNLVDIYNIIWSSGIDTAILKQNVPFGVHTFMFLPSLIGQGTPEQQEEWVGRAFKNSILGTYAQTELGHGTFIRGLETTCTYDPETEEFILNSPTLTSYKWWPGGLGHSCNYAIVLAQLYTQGIHRGIHPFIVQLRDSETWMPMPGIKIGEIGSKMGMNSANNGYLAFNNVRLPRMHMLMKNSKVHKDGTYEKSPHEKLTYGTMIFVRVLIVKSLVTTNLMKSSTIAVRYSAIRRQSELKSGEREPQILDYQTQQYKLFPVIASSLVYKFAAKWLWDKYSAVTSQLERGDLVQLPELHAMACCLKAVGTSDASISVTSCRLACGGHGYMNCSNLPNIYALITATETYEGENTVLLLQTARFLIKSYETVQMGNDVSTLETLSYLERYNSLKRLPWTTTLDCMASAFFQVAGSKIDDCYFTMKRLIDSGTAQEDAWNRTSIKLTQASEAHCRAFIISVYVKTLKMNQFSPELMDVLTQLGELICAQWILNRLGDFLQHSNLKPVDVHAIQRLLEDCLERIRPNAVGLVDSFDIRDEILDSALGCYDGNVYERLLAEANKSPLNKEPVNRSFELYLKPFLKSNM